In Alphaproteobacteria bacterium, the sequence GTGCGCACGATGGCTTTCTTGATGCGCTGACGGTTGGGGCGGTAGTGCTCGTCGCCGATGCTGAAGTGGTAGGGCACGTCGGGCGCCGCCAGCCGCTGGATGGGCGTATGCAAATAGCCGAAGGCACGCTCCTGCAGGACGGCCGCCAGTTCGGCCCCGAAACCCATGCTCAGCGGCGCCTCGTGGACGACGACGACGCGGCCGGTGCGCTTGACCGAGGCCATGATGGTCTCGATGTCGTAGGGGATGATGGTACGGAGATCGATGACCTCGGCGTCATAGCCCTGGTGCTCGGCCAACTCGTCGGCCACCTCGGCCACCGAGTGGCGGATGGGGCCGAAGGTCAGCACGGTGACGTCGTCGCCCGGGCGCACGATCTCGGCCTTGCCGATCTCGGCCGGCACGCCATCGAGCTCGACCTCGGTGCTCAGGGCGCGGTAGAGCGGCACCGGCTCGATCAGCAATACGGGATCGGGATCGCGCACCGCCGCCAGCATCATGGCGTAGGCGTCCTGGGGCGTGGTCGGGCAGAGGATCTTGACCCCGCCGTGGTGGACGAAATAGGCCTCGACGCTTTGCGAATGCCAAAGCCCGCCCTTGATGCCGCCAAAGGACGGCACCCGGATGACC encodes:
- a CDS encoding alpha-ketoacid dehydrogenase subunit beta is translated as MPVLTVLEALNAGMAHELERDPDVVLMGEDVGRAGGIFRTSQGLQQRFGSHRVIDTPLDEKGIVAHAVGLALYGLKPIAEIQFSGFIHDAFEHIMFCAARFRWSSGGQYSCPMVIRVPSFGGIKGGLWHSQSVEAYFVHHGGVKILCPTTPQDAYAMMLAAVRDPDPVLLIEPVPLYRALSTEVELDGVPAEIGKAEIVRPGDDVTVLTFGPIRHSVAEVADELAEHQGYDAEVIDLRTIIPYDIETIMASVKRTGRVVVVHEAPLSMGFGAELAAVLQERAFGYLHTPIQRLAAPDVPYHFSIGDEHYRPNRQRIKKAIVRTMEFQF